The sequence GAGATCCCTTTGTTTAACACAGGAACGCTCACACAACTGTTCAGTCCTCCTACTCACAAGACTGCTGCACATCGCTACTAAGTGAGCCGCCAAAAGAATTGTCCTACAAGCTGCAGAGAGGCACATTTATATGTTTGACCGGCAAAGTCGGTTTGTTTGGATGGGAAATGTGACGTTCTTCTTGAGCCCGTGTAATATGTTAGATGGTTTGCACTGTTGGGACTTTTCAATTGGTTCTATTGCACAGAAAAGTGAATCATGCACACAACAGGATTTCACACAGTCCAAAAAAAAAACCAAATACTGGTTGAGTTTTTCAGGGCATGGTTTGATAAGGCAGTTTCCCATTTCTGACGGCAGGTCAGTGAGTGGCGTTGGGCTATTGTCACACCAGCGGGGCAAgcacaaggagagagggaagagactaCCTTTCATTTGGCCTACAATATGTTCAATTATCCACCCGTCTCTCTTAAGGTTAGCCTCAATCAGAATAGGCTAGTGTCTCTCAGCAGGGCCAGTCTCTCCTTCACTTCAAGGCAGCTAAGTAGAATCTACAAGAGGAGACCACACCCGTCATCTCCACTCTCCAGGTCACATGTCCATCCTCAGTTCTAGTACATTCCTTCCCATGGTCTCCACGTCCTCAGTTACACAGGTATTCCTCCAGGGGAAGCTTGTCAAAGTCGTAGGCGTCGAACAGGTCGCTGATCCCCTCGTCCTCCCCCAGACTGAGCATGTAGTCCTCGTTgagcagggggggggacaggttgAGGAAGGGCCCTCCCAGAGCCATCTGGTCATCTGTCTGCTGCAGCAGGCTGGTGAAGGGGGAGGtgatgggggagaggctggTCACAGACACCGCAGGGGTGGCAGGGATGCTGCGGCCAACGCCGTCGCTGCTGCCACTCTTGCAGGAGTTCTCGGACGACTCTGTGGGACAAGACTCTGCGTGAGCAACATTCACCTACCCACCGACCTGGCGCAATCACTACCACACCGACCTACTGTGCTTAACCAGTAACCCATCCTATTGTTCAACACACTAGATCCAACAGTCAGAGACTTTTGGAGTAGACGATAAGACCAAGTCACAGCCATATAAAGCTCTTAAACACCTGTTGGTTATTGACCACAAAAATGTTGTGTTGCTAGCGAATAAGGCAAGACACCCATCAGGATCGGCGCTTACCTTCCAAGACTTTTAGGAAGGGTGGGTTGCCATTCCCGTCGAGTCCAGCTTGATTGACCGGGCTGCTGGGTGTGTTCTCATCAGGACACAGGAACACATCGATGGGCCCCTTAGTGCTGGTGAGATGGACGGACAGACTCTAGACGAGGGAAAGGTCCATTAGCAGGTCCAAATATGGTAAATCTATACAAAGGTGTACCTTGGGTTTGTAATCAATGTGGTATTTAGCTCATACATAGAGGGTGAGCAGACAGGCTGGTGTTTGTAATGGAGGTGGAGGTTAGCTAACACAGGTAGTGGCGGTGATCTCACCTCCTCCGGGTCAGGAACTTCCAGCTTGGTGTCTGAAGGGGCCTTCACCACAATCACCGTCTGGTCATCAAGATTACCCAGCTGGCGGATGTCCTGGTACGTCACGTATGCAAACGTGGACGGGGTCGGTTAAAGAAACAACGCTTCATCTTATCGAGAGGCTATGAAAGTAGCTTAATAAAGGCCAATTGGCCCAGACTGGGTAAAGACAAGTTGGAGGCCAGGAACTCCCATTGGGGGAATCCCCATTGAAATGTCGTTAGATCCAGGACCCTAAATGCAGCAGGTGGGTATTGAGTGCAAAGTTTCcagtacatttattcattttatgtttgtgcatgtgaaGGTAGTGTGTAGCCTAAAACTGGACAAAGTCAGGGGGACGTACAGAGTGGGAAATGTAAGGGGCATGTGTCAGGTACATCAAAAGGATATTTCTGGTTGTGTGTCGCTTCGGTCAGCTGTTTGAcatccaggctgcagtcatgGATCAGCTGGTccagcctgccctcctccaaccCCAGGTCAGACAACTCCTCAGTCAGCGTCTGGCGCTGGTTCAAAGTTCCTCCACTCTCGGAAAGACTGCAACCCCTaccagaggagaaagagggcagAAAGGAGACAGGAAAGGGATGAGATACCTTGTGAACTTAGTCTCTTAATTAAACGCGAGAATGTATGTTTCCCTAGTAATGTCATGCAGTTTGTCTCAATTCTTTCATGTTAACTTGTTCCATGTAGTGACGGTCAGTTTTCAAGGCACTTACATCCACTGAATGTTATTTTTGGACTTCTTCTTGATAAGGTGGATGCCCTCCAGCACGTTAGTGATGTCATACAGTCGCCTCTTCTGGACGTTGAGGATCTCAGCCGCCTGGTTCAGGTCCAAGACTCCGTCGGACGACTGGCCAAGAAGATCCACAAACTTCTTGGTCAACAGGCCCAGCGAGGTGTCATAGCGCGTCTTCTCAGCAGGAGACTTTGGAGCTGGTCAGACGGATTAATGGGAGAAAATGTAATCAATGTTAGACTTCCACTGTCAGTGTATTCGGAGGGGGTAGAGATTTGGACATGAGAACCACAGTCCATCTCACTTTTGGGGCTCCTGAGTTCTGGCACGGCAGCTCCGTGTCTGGCTCGGCCTCCACCTCGACCCCCACCTCGGCCTCTGGGGGTCTTGGCTCCCTCAATGGGGTAAGTCTGGTCAGACTCATCCAACGCCAATCTCCTTTTCACCTATGAGGGGAGAAAATGTTTGTTCTgagcactttgtttgttttaaatcACTGTTTTAGGGCTTGCCAGGGGCATTTAGGTACTGTATCCTACTGTGATTAAATGAGATAGTAATACTAACAAATGACAATATAGACCTGAATTAAGGTGTGTACTATAAATGTCTCTCAATATAATCATATTGTGTGCATAGTTACACTTATGTATGGAAAATACTAAATTGAGGGACAGCTGACTGTGCAAAACAAGTATTATTTCTAGTATGTAGATACCCAACTACAAACTGCTGGATTTATAAAATGTTATGACAATATGCCACTGTCCTAGAACAGTTGACTTGGTCAATCTATCTGCTCTCTCGACAGTTTGCATGGTCCAATTTTATCGAGTGCAATATGAACAGTCATGTCGACAAATTCCCCTCCCCCATCGAGTCCAAAACACGAACAGGCCCTCACCCCCAATGTGTTTCTGCAACTATCCAGCTAGCTGTACAAACTGTCAATCTGATGTTGTTTTAAATCAAATATCGCATTAGCAAACTGTTTGCGAAAATGTGTGGTGTACAAGTGTCAATGAAAGCCTGCACGCTCTATAATTGACCAAAGAGATTAGCTGGCTAACTTTACCTAGCTTGCCAGCTCAATAGGTTccccaaaacaaatgtcagaACGACCTGGCTAGCTAAGCTAGGCTACGAAATAAGGCTACGTTGGTTAGCTGCTTGCTAGCCAGCTAACTAGCGAGCAACTTTGCAGTTTTTTGGTATCCACAGAAAGTATTTTCACATTTGGTTTTCCTGTATGTCACTTGACAAACATGGGTAACCAAAAAGCAAGCAATTTAAGGAAACATGTAAATAGTCCTGAAAAACAATTCCTTAGCCAATGATGGGGCTAGTCTAAAGAGTAGCAAATGCTGGCTAGTACAGTAAATTAGCTAGCTGTCTTTATAGCTGCGATGTCTAGAGATTAGGTATACATGGATtaaaatgtaattattagcTGGTTACCCGTGGACGTCCTAATGTGGGTCGCTGTCCGACACCGTTTGTTCCATGCGGAGTTGAATAAATATTACCACTGGGAGGTTGTGATATACAGACATTTGTTGTCTGTGTAAAACAAGTCGGCGGAGTTATAATTTGTATATAAGTGGCAGTGGTAAAATTAGTAGTCAATCGGTCGGACAATGCAGTCAATATTGCATTTTTGTCCAATGTTGAGCCCCCAACCCCAGCTATAACTACTTTGTCCCGGGCTGTCGAGATCCCTTTCCTCATCTTTGTGAAAACGGGTATCCTTTGTCCCGCTGTAGTTTGAAGCTCCGTATTAGTTAATCCAGGGCAACAAATTCAAAAATATTGCTACCAATGAATAAATGAAAGTCCTGATTGTCGATTTGTATAAGGTAGATAACGTAACGAGAGTGCATGTAGGCAGATGCAATGGATTATATTAAGACAGATCTTCTGCCTTGGTCCCTCGAAATGACTTCAGGAAGCGGGCTATGAATGAAGGGATACGGTTTACTCGCGAAGTACTCCTCCCGCGAAACTCAGATTTCCCGGCAAATTTTCAAACAATATTTGCATAATATATACAGTTGGCTGGACTGAAGCGTGACTCCGCCCTCTTTGATTATGTTTGACACTGCATTGTCCAATGAGAATATAGGATTCACTCCACTTTTAGTTCATTGGTCAGCTCTGTACGACAACGTCATCTCATCCTTTAGCAGAGACTTCCATTCCGGAAAGGTACACCAGGTGGTACTCTAACCAACATTGTAACATCCGACAACAATAAAAGGACCCGGTGTGACCTTTCTTTGAAGTCAAGTCTAGTAATAAATAAAGTGGTCATCTTAATTGATCATCTTAAGGGTTGATATTAAGTAGCGAGTCAAACTAGTATATCTGGTAAATACTTAATTGACACGAAATAACCTCCTGAGTCTGTGTTCTGTGACCTTGATTAGATAGGATGTCAGACTGGTAAAATGGGTTTTGGGATAGACAAATTCATATTTTCCATAACAGGATATTTGACGAAATTATTGTAAATTGATGGGCAACATTCTTCCAGGAGTCTCAACGTTTTGTTCAGCTTGatataatttacattttaaattgttttgttttttagatTGTTAGTTCAGGATAATAGACTACTGTACTTTTATACTTTCTGATTGAAGATCctcatatgtttattgtttgcaccttccggcCACAGTACATTTCTTGTTCGTGTAAACCTCAATGGCGAATAAAACCTGATTCTGATCATTGGAAACTTCAGCCTGTACTGGAATGTATCAGCAGCACTTCTTTTGTTAGGCTAGTTAACTTAACGTCAACCGGGAATGCTTTTCAGCCCAAAACAAGTTGGATTCAGATTTCCAGCTCGATAAATTCTGTCTGTTCAAGAGTATGTATGCATTTTCTTCAACTGAACTTTCGGTCTTTTAGTCCACCCCGCCCCCGCATATCACTGCCTCAATAGAGCCACAGTCAGTTTGGCATATTGGCACTGAGGACGCTGAGTCTGAACGCGATGGACTACAATCTCCTTACAGTATAATCTTTGGAACAACGTCTGCCTGTTACAATAGGCTACAGCACTCGTCACATCATACCcgttgcatttttttttttttttgcggaaCGACTTCAGAATTTAAAAATGCAGAATGGGAGAGCCAGACATCTCTGTGTTTAAAACTACCGGCTCCAAATGGTTACTCCCAGTCAGCGAATTTTTCGGATTTCCTTTAGATCAGGTAAGCAGACTCCTGTCAAATCGTCACGGTCCATGGTCAACTTTGTTAAGCATCCTCATTCTAACTCTCACTCTTCAGTCTTTACATACAATATGTCTATGTCAAGCCATAAGTTTCCTAATACTCAGCATAAGGCCGACAACTACTTAAAATAGGTATTTCGAGTTGGTCAGTTACGAATATCATTTTGTTATTTAATTCACTACAACTGATATTTACTGTAAGGCAATATCACTTTTACATAGTCCACAGTGTCAGTGCTGGTACTATGACTTTCTGCAGGTCAATTTCTTGGCGTGTCAAGTGTTTGCCCTCGGTGCCGCTTTCTGGTTTCGCCTCTACCTCGGCCCCCGACATGCCAGCCCGCTGGTCCGCCACGCTGTGGCCACCCTCTTTGGGGTCTCTTTAGTTATATTCTGCTTTGGTTGGTAAGGTAGCTTTTTGGTGATTCATTTGGATGTTTCATTAGCCTCAAAGCAGTGTGAATACTGTTGGAAAGAATTGAACAGTTGTATTATCCTTCCTATCAATGCAGGTATTCAGCGCACATCATTGGTCTGGTGTTAATATGCTACTGCATCATGGTCAGAGCCTCCATTCACAACATCCACAGGTACAGCCATCATGCTTCCTCTCATTCTTCCCTCCTGCCACCCTGAAACCCAAATGCCTTCACTATACCCTTCAGCTGAAAGCAGTAAGAGTACAGTTGTTATCTGTAAGAGGACGGTAGCAGGCACCGCCAGCTAGACCAGTCATGTGGTTCCAGGTCTTTGTTGATGGAATCTAATCAATGCAGCACAGTTGAAGGATGAAGAAGAGATACCTGATCACCACACCAATAGCTGGAGATATGTGTTGTATGGCAGAGGGGCGTCTGGAGCCAGACTCCTGCAACCGAAACCTTCACTATACAAAATGAGAATGTTCTCTAAGATATCAcagtgtctgactgtctgtctgtttgactgtgtctggatgtgt comes from Hypomesus transpacificus isolate Combined female chromosome 2, fHypTra1, whole genome shotgun sequence and encodes:
- the LOC124477104 gene encoding transcription factor E2F3-like, with translation MRKGISTARDKVVIAGVGGSTLDKNAILTALSDRLTTNFTTATYIQIITPPTCFTQTTNVCISQPPSGNIYSTPHGTNGVGQRPTLGRPRVKRRLALDESDQTYPIEGAKTPRGRGGGRGGGRARHGAAVPELRSPKTPKSPAEKTRYDTSLGLLTKKFVDLLGQSSDGVLDLNQAAEILNVQKRRLYDITNVLEGIHLIKKKSKNNIQWMGCSLSESGGTLNQRQTLTEELSDLGLEEGRLDQLIHDCSLDVKQLTEATHNQKFAYVTYQDIRQLGNLDDQTVIVVKAPSDTKLEVPDPEESLSVHLTSTKGPIDVFLCPDENTPSSPVNQAGLDGNGNPPFLKVLEESSENSCKSGSSDGVGRSIPATPAVSVTSLSPITSPFTSLLQQTDDQMALGGPFLNLSPPLLNEDYMLSLGEDEGISDLFDAYDFDKLPLEEYLCN